In Chiloscyllium punctatum isolate Juve2018m chromosome 8, sChiPun1.3, whole genome shotgun sequence, a single window of DNA contains:
- the LOC140480380 gene encoding iroquois-class homeodomain protein irx-4-like isoform X1 → MSYPQFGYPYTSAPQFLMTTNPLTTCCESSGRTLVDSGAAASAQTPVYCPMYESRLLATARHELNSAAALGMYGSPYATNQGYGNYVTYGTEPSAFYSLSPFDTKDAAGSAHAGITQAAAYYPYDPSLGQYQYDRYGAVDAGARRKNATRETTSTLKAWLQEHRKNPYPTKGEKIMLAIITKMTLTQVSTWFANARRRLKKENKMTWSPRNKCTDDKKAYGDEDVESPNDRSPEDKHSDDTTCKEDKELQLSDLDDFDGIETESDECELKGPFQQMDSTQLRVSDCPIDQCKKVSLKIALPTPADRHSEKVKDCLKRVMANSEQDLMAGRQRGCESKLCFPPQQHSQQMLDNKPRIWSLAQTATSLSQTEYPSCMLKRHQQALSSSSPLASMPTSVLDRQDSPVTTLRNWVDGVFHDPLLRHSTLNQALTNTTVSWATTKGVILDTEAVGRSLGTPTNLIKGQITGLPQHETTKDIAAFPKTGNKMFCS, encoded by the exons ATGTCGTACCCGCAGTTCGGATATCCCTACACATCAGCACCTCAG TTTCTGATGACCACCAACCCCCTGACTACGTGCTGTGAGTCAAGCGGCAGGACGCTGGTTGATTCAGGGGCAGCCGCCTCTGCCCAAACCCCTGTCTATTGTCCCATGTACGAGAGCAGGCTGCTGGCCACAGCCAGGCATGAGCTCAACTCGGCTGCTGCCCTCGGTATGTACGGGAGCCCGTATGCCACCAACCAGGGATATGGCAACTATGTCACCTATGGGACAGAACCctctgctttctattcactg AGTCCTTTTGACACCAAGGATGCAGCAGGATCTGCGCATGCGGGAATCACCCAGGCAGCTGCCTATTATCCCTATGATCCGAGCTTGGGACAGTATCAGTATGACAG ATATGGTGCCGTGGATGCAGGAGCCAGGCGTAAAAATGCAACACGGGAAACGACCAGCACTCTCAAAGCCTGGCTACAAGAGCACAGGAAGAACCCGTACCCGACCAAGGGGGAGAAGATCATGCTGGCCATCATCACCAAGATGACCCTGACCCAGGTCTCCACCTGGTTCGCCAACGCCAGGAGGAGACTCAAGAAAGAGAACAAAATGACCTGGTCGCCCAGGAATAAATGCACGGATGACAAGAAAGCTTATGGAGACGAGGACGTTGAAAGTCCAAATGATAGAAGTCCGGAAGACAAACACAGTGATG ATACCACATGCAAAGAAGACAAAGAACTGCAGCTAAGTGACCTCGATGACTTTGATGGGATTGAGACAGAAAGTGATGAGTGTGAACTGAAAGGGCCATTTCAGCAGATGGACAGCACTCAGCTCAGGGTCTCCGATTGCCCGATTGACCAGTGCAAGAAGGTTTCTTTAAAGATAGCCCTGCCAACACCGGCAGATCGCCACTCAGAAAAGGTCAAGGACTGTCTCAAGCGAGTAATGGCAAATTCCGAGCAAGATCTCATGGCCGGAAGACAGAGGGGGTGTGAGTCGAAGCTTTGCTTCCCGCCACAACAGCATAGTCAGCAGATGCTGGACAACAAGCCTCGGATCTGGTCCCTCGCTCAAACCGCAACTTCTTTGAGCCAAACTGAATATCCATCTTGCATGTTGAAAAGGCACCAACAGGCTCTCTCCTCTTCGTCTCCGCTGGCCTCTATGCCCACCAGCGTGTTGGATAGACAAGATTCGCCAGTAACCACCCTAAGGAATTGGGTAGATGGGGTTTTCCACGACCCGCTACTCAGACATAGCACTTTGAACCAGGCACTAACCAATACCACCGTTTCCTGGGCTACCACCAAAGGTGTAATCTTGGATACAGAGGCAGTGGGACGTTCTTTGGGAACTCCTACAAACCTGATTAAAGGACAGATCACAGGCCTACCCCAACATGAAACTACTAAGGACATCGCAGCATTTCCCAAAACAGGAAACAAAATGTTTTGTTCGTAA
- the LOC140480380 gene encoding iroquois-class homeodomain protein IRX-4-like isoform X2, with protein MSYPQFGYPYTSAPQFLMTTNPLTTCCESSGRTLVDSGAAASAQTPVYCPMYESRLLATARHELNSAAALGMYGSPYATNQGYGNYVTYGTEPSAFYSLSPFDTKDAAGSAHAGITQAAAYYPYDPSLGQYQYDRYGAVDAGARRKNATRETTSTLKAWLQEHRKNPYPTKGEKIMLAIITKMTLTQVSTWFANARRRLKKENKMTWSPRNKCTDDKKAYGDEDVESPNDRSPEDKHSDGSLSLYSFRYHMQRRQRTAAK; from the exons ATGTCGTACCCGCAGTTCGGATATCCCTACACATCAGCACCTCAG TTTCTGATGACCACCAACCCCCTGACTACGTGCTGTGAGTCAAGCGGCAGGACGCTGGTTGATTCAGGGGCAGCCGCCTCTGCCCAAACCCCTGTCTATTGTCCCATGTACGAGAGCAGGCTGCTGGCCACAGCCAGGCATGAGCTCAACTCGGCTGCTGCCCTCGGTATGTACGGGAGCCCGTATGCCACCAACCAGGGATATGGCAACTATGTCACCTATGGGACAGAACCctctgctttctattcactg AGTCCTTTTGACACCAAGGATGCAGCAGGATCTGCGCATGCGGGAATCACCCAGGCAGCTGCCTATTATCCCTATGATCCGAGCTTGGGACAGTATCAGTATGACAG ATATGGTGCCGTGGATGCAGGAGCCAGGCGTAAAAATGCAACACGGGAAACGACCAGCACTCTCAAAGCCTGGCTACAAGAGCACAGGAAGAACCCGTACCCGACCAAGGGGGAGAAGATCATGCTGGCCATCATCACCAAGATGACCCTGACCCAGGTCTCCACCTGGTTCGCCAACGCCAGGAGGAGACTCAAGAAAGAGAACAAAATGACCTGGTCGCCCAGGAATAAATGCACGGATGACAAGAAAGCTTATGGAGACGAGGACGTTGAAAGTCCAAATGATAGAAGTCCGGAAGACAAACACAGTGATGGTTCGCTTTCACTGTATTCATTTCG ATACCACATGCAAAGAAGACAAAGAACTGCAGCTAAGTGA